Proteins encoded by one window of Agelaius phoeniceus isolate bAgePho1 chromosome 3, bAgePho1.hap1, whole genome shotgun sequence:
- the NKX2-4 gene encoding homeobox protein Nkx-2.4 has protein sequence MSLSPKHTTPFSVTDILSPMEESYKKFGGMDGAGGLGAPLGPYRQASVPPAAAAAAAVPQHVPAGAAAYHMPHGVSQFPHGAVGGYCNGGLGNVGELPAYPEGMRGGAAAGGGWYGPGGDPRYSSISRFMGPSAGMNVAGMGGLSGIAEGAKAIVPLHAAPRRKRRVLFSQAQVYELERRFKQQKYLSAPEREHLASLIHLTPTQVKIWFQNHRYKMKRQAKDKAAAQQLHPDGGGGGGGGGGGGLCQQPSPRRVAVPVLVKDGKPCPPPGNATPGPGPAAPAAPAAAAPAAHPHPGSLGQAADLEELSPSPPALHGPVAPLAPLDSAGVDYNGGMVSPNLLYGRTW, from the exons aTGTCGCTGAGCCCCAAGCACACGACGCCCTTCTCGGTCACCGACATCCTCAGCCCGATGGAGGAGAGCTACAAGAAGTTCGGCGGCATGGACGGGGCGGGCGGGCTGGGCGCGCCCCTCGGGCCGTACCGCCAGGCGTCCGtgccccccgccgccgccgccgccgccgccgtgcCGCAGCACGTCCCCGCGGGCGCGGCCGCCTACCACATGCCCCACGGCGTCTCGCAGTTCCCGCACGGCGCCGTCGGGGGCTACTGCAACGGCGGGCTGGGCAACGTGGGCGAGCTGCCCGCCTACCCCGAGGGGATgcggggcggcgcggcggcgggcggcggctgGTACGGGCCCGGCGGCGACCCCCGCTACTCCAGCA TCTCCAGGTTCATGGGCCCGTCGGCGGGGATGAACGTGGCCGGCATGGGCGGCCTGAGCGGCATCGCCGAGGGCGCCAAGGCCATCGTGCCGCTGCACGCCGCGCCgcggaggaagaggagggtgcTCTTCTCGCAGGCGCAGGTCTACGAGCTGGAGCGGCGCTTCAAGCAGCAGAAGTACCTGTCGGCGCCCGAGCGGGAGCACCTGGCCAGCCTGATCCACCTGACCCCCACGCAGGTGAAGATCTGGTTCCAGAACCACCGCTACAAGATGAAGCGCCAGGCCAAGGACAAGGCGGCCgcccagcagctgcaccccgacggcggcggcggtggcggcggcggcggcggcggcggcctgtgccagcagccctCGCCGCGCCGCGTGGCCGTGCCGGTGCTGGTGAAGGACGGCAAACCCTGCCCGCCGCCGGGCAACGCCACCCCGGGCCCCGGGCCGGCCGCCCCCgcggcccccgccgccgccgcgcccgccgcgcaCCCGCACCCCGGCTCGCTGGGGCAGGCGGCCGACCTGGAGGAGCTGTCGCCCAGCCCGCCGGCGCTGCACGGCCCCGTGGCTCCCCTGGCCCCC